In Sphaeramia orbicularis chromosome 7, fSphaOr1.1, whole genome shotgun sequence, one genomic interval encodes:
- the fhit gene encoding bis(5'-adenosyl)-triphosphatase produces the protein MSTIRFGQHLIRASVVFLRTELSFALVNRKPVVPGHVLVCPLRPVERFRDLRPDEVADLFTTTQRVANLVERRFNATSLTIAIQDGPEAGQTVKHVHVHVLPRKEGDFDRNDSVYDELQKHDREEQEDQARWRTEEEMAQEAEELRRQLEQH, from the coding sequence ATGTCGACCATCCGGTTCGGGCAGCACCTGATCCGGGCCTCGGTGGTGTTCCTGCGGACCGAGCTGTCCTTCGCTCTGGTCAACAGGAAGCCCGTGGTGCCCGGTCACGTGCTCGTGTGTCCACTCAGGCCCGTGGAGCGGTTCCGAGACCTGCGGCCGGACGAGGTGGCGGATCTGTTCACGACCACGCAGAGGGTGGCGAACCTGGTGGAGCGGCGCTTCAACGCCACCTCCCTGACCATCGCCATCCAGGACGGACCCGAGGCCGGACAGACCGTGAAGCACGTCCACGTCCACGTTCTGCCGCGGAAGGAGGGGGACTTTGACAGGAACGACAGCGTGTACGATGAGCTGCAGAAACACGACCGAGAGGAGCAGGAGGACCAGGCCAGGTGGAGGACCGAGGAGGAGATGGCACAGGAGGCGGAGGAGCTGAGGAGGCAGCTGGAACAGCACTGA